Proteins encoded in a region of the Alphaproteobacteria bacterium genome:
- a CDS encoding phage portal protein has translation MSRRDFQKALSSVRPNLIDRVVSAFDPVAGAKRYQARCQIAVVSAMTGGYTGARRDRRQTKGMFGRDLSADAALIPDLETARARSHELFRNAPLARGAVKTVRTSALGEGLALKAAVDSSYVRATEQAVNEFEDQAERLWSQHARARHIDIRAEQTIDSLAATVLLSVLLDGDALVVRRFDDASPQKVLGLALQLVDTARLLNPVGIRDGQTFDNGNTVTGGIERDSNGKAVAYHIAKRHPGDFQPGVRATVRYQAFSPSGERLIWHIYESERSEQGRGVPYLTPVIEPLKQLDKYTEAEVMAAVVSSLFTVFVKSPSGQGLAPADPVADAPDSTGEFKLGAGAMINLGQGEDVTFANPNRPNTAFDPFVMAVLRQIGVALELPFEILIKHFTASYSASRAAMIEAWRFFKMVRGFMAREFYQAAYEAMIGEAVARGLLAAPGFFSDPLARAAWCGATWTGPSMGQLNPLQETSALVAQVDNNLQTRSAATAALGNGDFERNARRLGREQTMLADASVAVNPKDKAASQQPVLPDPDDDDLTN, from the coding sequence GATCCGGTTGCTGGGGCCAAACGCTATCAGGCGCGCTGTCAAATTGCTGTTGTGTCGGCGATGACCGGCGGTTATACCGGCGCCCGGCGTGACCGCCGGCAGACCAAGGGCATGTTCGGGCGCGATCTGTCGGCCGATGCTGCGCTGATTCCAGATCTTGAGACCGCCCGCGCCCGTTCGCATGAACTGTTCCGCAACGCTCCGCTGGCCAGGGGGGCGGTGAAAACCGTGCGCACTTCGGCGCTGGGCGAGGGCTTGGCTCTGAAAGCCGCCGTCGATAGCAGTTATGTGCGTGCAACCGAGCAAGCCGTCAACGAATTCGAAGATCAGGCCGAGCGGCTGTGGTCGCAGCACGCCAGGGCGCGCCACATCGATATTCGGGCCGAGCAAACCATAGACAGCTTGGCAGCAACTGTGCTGCTGTCCGTTCTGCTAGACGGTGATGCGCTGGTCGTGCGCCGGTTTGATGACGCCAGCCCGCAAAAAGTGCTTGGCCTGGCTTTGCAATTGGTCGATACCGCCCGCCTATTGAATCCGGTCGGCATTCGCGACGGACAGACGTTTGACAACGGCAACACGGTGACCGGTGGCATCGAGCGCGATTCCAACGGAAAGGCGGTGGCTTACCATATTGCCAAGCGCCATCCTGGCGATTTTCAGCCCGGCGTTCGCGCAACCGTGCGCTATCAGGCCTTTTCGCCATCGGGCGAGCGGCTGATTTGGCATATTTACGAATCCGAACGGTCCGAGCAGGGCCGCGGCGTTCCGTACCTGACGCCGGTGATCGAACCCTTGAAACAGCTTGATAAGTACACCGAGGCAGAAGTAATGGCCGCTGTTGTGTCAAGCCTGTTCACGGTGTTTGTGAAATCGCCGTCCGGCCAAGGTCTGGCGCCTGCCGACCCGGTAGCCGACGCGCCCGACAGCACTGGCGAATTCAAGCTGGGCGCTGGCGCCATGATTAATTTGGGCCAGGGCGAGGACGTTACTTTCGCCAACCCGAACAGGCCGAACACCGCTTTCGATCCGTTCGTTATGGCGGTGCTGCGCCAGATTGGCGTGGCGCTGGAACTGCCATTCGAGATCCTGATCAAGCATTTCACGGCCAGCTATTCGGCTAGCCGCGCGGCGATGATCGAGGCCTGGCGCTTTTTCAAAATGGTGCGCGGGTTCATGGCCCGCGAATTCTATCAAGCGGCTTACGAAGCGATGATCGGCGAAGCGGTCGCCCGCGGCTTGCTGGCGGCCCCCGGATTTTTCTCAGACCCGCTGGCCCGCGCTGCATGGTGCGGCGCAACCTGGACAGGCCCCAGCATGGGACAGTTGAACCCGCTGCAGGAAACATCGGCCTTGGTAGCCCAGGTTGACAACAATCTGCAAACCCGCTCGGCGGCAACGGCGGCGCTGGGCAACGGCGATTTCGAGCGCAACGCAAGACGTTTGGGCCGCGAACAAACCATGCTGGCCGACGCCAGTGTTGCGGTGAATCCGAAAGACAAAGCCGCCAGCCAGCAGCCGGTTCTTCCAGATCCCGACGACGACGACCTCACGAACTGA